The Carassius gibelio isolate Cgi1373 ecotype wild population from Czech Republic chromosome B9, carGib1.2-hapl.c, whole genome shotgun sequence genome includes a region encoding these proteins:
- the LOC127964672 gene encoding PWWP domain-containing DNA repair factor 3A-like encodes MIAADLLEAIRMSVPSILFIEDQERIDVIYTQMTSILDGTPTHTHSDQIRFIMDVPFPESIICALAVVKDVSILEAEEKFLRGPVIDASEWDHFDRRIKKQLKKSGKP; translated from the exons atgatagcagcagaccttcttgaagcgatacggatgag TGTTCCATCAATATTGTTCATTGAAGATCAGGAGCGAATTGATGTTATCTACACTCAGATGACTTCAATTTTGGATGGCACACCTACACACACCCACAGTGACCAGATCAGATTCATTATGGATGTCCCTTTTCCAGAG tccatcatctgtgctcttgctgttgtgaaagatgtgtccatcttggaggctgaggagaaattccttcgaggacctgtcattgacgcaag tgagtgggatcactttgaccgcaggataaagaaacaattaaagaagagtggcaaaccatag